A window of Strix aluco isolate bStrAlu1 chromosome 2, bStrAlu1.hap1, whole genome shotgun sequence contains these coding sequences:
- the LNP1 gene encoding leukemia NUP98 fusion partner 1 isoform X2 encodes MEYEEDDDISFAKWMSSFWGHNLIDENEKEGRGHKKRQTRPFSERRASLPASLSSLHTTRLHASTKGSSSGHLKGSKEFQEDQDVKRHCHRKAIRTPSADSPETRSNSIQEFAESFEKKLHLKNKRSVSLPEGMKERRERETLHLRKSKAHKRVEGKSEPRREQEEDEGSEVVPAKHNKQFPSQASIEKGCLCTGS; translated from the exons ATGGAATATGAAGAGGATGATGATATTTCCTTTGCCAAATGGATGAGCAGCTTCTGGGGCCACAACTTGATCGATGAGAATGAGAAAGAGGGTAGAGGCCACAAGAAACGTCAGACACGACCCTTTAGTGAAAGGAGAGCCTCCCTTCCG GCCAGCCTTTCCTCCCTCCATACCACACGACTTCATGCTTCTACCAAAGGCTCATCTTCAGGCCATCTCAAGGGCTCCAAGGAATTTCAAGAAGACCAAGATGTCAAACGCCACTGCCACAGGAAGGCAATCAGAACACCTTCAGCAGACAGCCCAGAGACAAGATCCAACTCCATCCAGGAGTTTGCAGAGTCCTTTGAAAAGAAATTGCATCTCAAAAACAAACGCTCGGTTTCTTTG CCTGAAGGCatgaaggagagaagagaaagagaaacattGCATTTGAGAAAAAGCAAGGCTCACAAGAGAGTGGAAGGGAAATCAGAGCcaaggagagagcaagaagaAGATGAAGGTTCGGAAGTTGTACCtgcaaaacacaacaaacagtTTCCATCACAAGCAAGCATTGAGAAAGGATGTTTATGCACAGGCAGCTAG
- the LNP1 gene encoding leukemia NUP98 fusion partner 1 isoform X1 produces MEYEEDDDISFAKWMSSFWGHNLIDENEKEGRGHKKRQTRPFSERRASLPASLSSLHTTRLHASTKGSSSGHLKGSKEFQEDQDVKRHCHRKAIRTPSADSPETRSNSIQEFAESFEKKLHLKNKRSVSLQPEGMKERRERETLHLRKSKAHKRVEGKSEPRREQEEDEGSEVVPAKHNKQFPSQASIEKGCLCTGS; encoded by the exons ATGGAATATGAAGAGGATGATGATATTTCCTTTGCCAAATGGATGAGCAGCTTCTGGGGCCACAACTTGATCGATGAGAATGAGAAAGAGGGTAGAGGCCACAAGAAACGTCAGACACGACCCTTTAGTGAAAGGAGAGCCTCCCTTCCG GCCAGCCTTTCCTCCCTCCATACCACACGACTTCATGCTTCTACCAAAGGCTCATCTTCAGGCCATCTCAAGGGCTCCAAGGAATTTCAAGAAGACCAAGATGTCAAACGCCACTGCCACAGGAAGGCAATCAGAACACCTTCAGCAGACAGCCCAGAGACAAGATCCAACTCCATCCAGGAGTTTGCAGAGTCCTTTGAAAAGAAATTGCATCTCAAAAACAAACGCTCGGTTTCTTTG CAGCCTGAAGGCatgaaggagagaagagaaagagaaacattGCATTTGAGAAAAAGCAAGGCTCACAAGAGAGTGGAAGGGAAATCAGAGCcaaggagagagcaagaagaAGATGAAGGTTCGGAAGTTGTACCtgcaaaacacaacaaacagtTTCCATCACAAGCAAGCATTGAGAAAGGATGTTTATGCACAGGCAGCTAG
- the LNP1 gene encoding leukemia NUP98 fusion partner 1 isoform X3 produces the protein MEYEEDDDISFAKWMSSFWGHNLIDENEKEGRGHKKRQTRPFSERRASLPASLSSLHTTRLHASTKGSSSGHLKGSKEFQEDQDVKRHCHRKAIRTPSADSPETRSNSIQEFAESFEKKLHLKNKRSVSLELLRIYFIWNFTLPHVPTLTSGCLVYHLSFLKSGYG, from the exons ATGGAATATGAAGAGGATGATGATATTTCCTTTGCCAAATGGATGAGCAGCTTCTGGGGCCACAACTTGATCGATGAGAATGAGAAAGAGGGTAGAGGCCACAAGAAACGTCAGACACGACCCTTTAGTGAAAGGAGAGCCTCCCTTCCG GCCAGCCTTTCCTCCCTCCATACCACACGACTTCATGCTTCTACCAAAGGCTCATCTTCAGGCCATCTCAAGGGCTCCAAGGAATTTCAAGAAGACCAAGATGTCAAACGCCACTGCCACAGGAAGGCAATCAGAACACCTTCAGCAGACAGCCCAGAGACAAGATCCAACTCCATCCAGGAGTTTGCAGAGTCCTTTGAAAAGAAATTGCATCTCAAAAACAAACGCTCGGTTTCTTTG gAACTACtcagaatttatttcatttggAACTTCACATTGCCTCATGTGCCAACCCTCACCAGTGGTTGTCTGGTTTATCATTTATCATTTCTCAAAAGTGGCTACGGCTAG